In a single window of the Micrococcaceae bacterium Sec5.7 genome:
- a CDS encoding Pr6Pr family membrane protein, translating into MTANRGLALFRLWFALLGFAAVLFQFLHLMQNGGKAGNYFSYFTIESNIIAFVTLGVAGWFTLKGESPRWLELLRGAATVYMTITGITYSLLLSDIDVNTPIPWINVVLHYTVPTIIVIDWLVDLPKSKISIRTSLLWLAFPLLYLVYSLIRGPIVGWYPYPFLDPGVSGYGTVAIMSLLIAVAAFVLAIVAALSTRLQNSVRHPATATAIAAVR; encoded by the coding sequence ATGACGGCAAACAGGGGACTTGCACTTTTCCGATTGTGGTTCGCGCTGCTTGGTTTTGCAGCCGTGCTGTTCCAGTTCCTGCATCTGATGCAGAATGGCGGCAAGGCCGGAAACTACTTCAGCTATTTCACCATCGAGTCCAACATCATCGCTTTCGTGACGCTCGGCGTGGCCGGCTGGTTCACCTTGAAGGGCGAGAGCCCACGATGGCTTGAACTGCTGCGCGGCGCGGCCACGGTGTATATGACCATCACCGGCATCACGTACAGCCTGCTGCTGAGCGACATTGACGTCAACACGCCGATTCCCTGGATCAATGTGGTGCTGCACTACACGGTGCCAACCATCATTGTCATTGACTGGCTGGTGGACCTTCCCAAGTCGAAGATCTCCATCAGAACGTCGCTGCTGTGGCTGGCCTTCCCGCTGCTGTACCTGGTCTACAGCCTGATCCGCGGCCCCATCGTCGGCTGGTACCCGTACCCGTTCCTGGATCCGGGTGTCAGCGGCTACGGCACTGTGGCCATTATGTCCTTGCTCATCGCGGTGGCAGCCTTCGTCCTGGCCATAGTCGCCGCGCTGTCCACCAGACTCCAGAACTCGGTCCGTCACCCGGCCACAGCCACGGCCATCGCTGCGGTCCGCTAG
- a CDS encoding ArsR family transcriptional regulator gives MTNHPLRDRIMAYLEGHGPRRTSDISAALRASKGATQYHLSALESASLVRSNIPPESRARSTPFYTLVGVSSDASE, from the coding sequence GTGACTAACCATCCGCTCCGGGATCGAATCATGGCCTACCTGGAGGGGCACGGCCCGCGGAGGACCTCTGACATCAGCGCTGCCCTGAGGGCGTCCAAGGGCGCCACTCAGTACCACCTGAGTGCGTTGGAGTCGGCCTCCCTGGTCCGGTCAAATATTCCTCCGGAAAGCAGGGCGAGGTCCACACCCTTCTACACCCTGGTCGGGGTTTCATCTGACGCCTCCGAGTAG